Within Candidatus Rubrimentiphilum sp., the genomic segment GCCCCAGCGCGTCGAGTTTCACGCGCGCGTGGCCTGCACTGTCGACGATTGCGAACGATTTTGACGTGGTCGTTCCCGAGACGGCGGCCGCGCCTATTGCGGTAACGGCAACCAACGCAAGCGTCGTCACAAGCGAAACGCGCCGCAGCATGCGGCCTTCGCGTTCCAATTTGTCGATTCGCGCAGCGATCTCGGGCGAAACAGAAAGATCGGCCATGAGTAAAAGCCTCCTGGTGACAGAGTTTTGTGGAAGCTTTTAAGGCTAACCTAGGAAGTCCTATTTGCTAGGGCACACTCCAAGTCGCCGTGCCCGAGGCGTTCTTTAGAAATGCGCCTGACGTTCCGTCGGTATACATCCCAAGGAATCCGCGTTGGTTCTTCGACGCGTCAAAGATTTCGAGGGTCGGAATGTAAGCGCTCGAGATACCCACGAACGTGCGCCTGACGGCCTTGAGATCTTGGACGCTGAGCCCATACGGGCCGAGTGTTGCCGTTTGGACTTTCTTCTGGTTCAGCCCAACGAACGGCACGCTGTCCGTTACGTCCGTCATGCCGAGCTCCATCTGGCGCGTTCCGCTCGAGTCTCCGAACCAGAGTTGGGGATATTTTCCATCCACCAAGCCGAGAATCGCGCGCGTGTAGCGCTCGTCTTCCAGCGCCAGATAGGCGTCAGATTTCACCATATAGACGGAGAGTCGCGAGATGCCGCGGGGGTCGAAGAGTTTAAAACTCGGCTCGTGCGACTTTTTGTCAAATGCCGCCGAGAGCCGCTCCTTGCCGCCTGAGTCGAGCAAGTGAAGGCCGGCCGCATCAATCTTTACGCGCGTGACGCCCGAGCTGTCAACGATGCTGAGCTGGCTCGCGCGCAGCGCTCCGGAGCCCGCTGCGGCGCCGATTGCCGTAACCGCGACGAGCGCGATGGTCATTACGAGCGACACTCGCTTGAGCATGCGGCTCTCCCGCTCGAGCTTCTCGAAGCGTGCCGCGACTTCGGGTGAAAAAGAAGAATCGGCCATGTGGGGTCTCCTGTAGTGCAGTTCTAGTGAAGTAGGGCGGAGATATCTTCGGCGGGCAGTGGTGCGTGAAAGTAAATACCCTGTCCCGACTTGCAGCCCAGCGAAATGAGCGTTTTCGCCTGCCTCTCGGTCTCCACGCCTTCGGCCGTTACGCGCAAGCCGCAGGCTTCTCCCAAGCCGACCAGCAGCCGTACGATCTGCTCGCCTTTTGGTTCGCTGAGCGCGGCGATGAAGCTTTGATCGATCTTAAATGAATCGATTGGCAGCGACGTGATGTACTGCAGCGAGGAATAGCCCGTTCCAAAGTCGTCGAGACAGAGATCGACGCCGGCGGCTTTAAGCATTTCGAGAATCCCCTCGGCGCGGTGTTCGCTCTGCAGGATCGACGTCTCTGTGATCTCGAGCGTCAGCATCTTGGGTTTAATGGCGTACGTGCGCACCAGCTTGCGCAAGAAGTCGGGGAGGTTCGGCTGCAAGACTTCTTGCACCGACAGGTTGACGTTAAGTCCCAAGTTTGGGAAGCCGGATTTTTGCCAGCGCGCGAGATCGCGGCAGGCTGTGTCGAGAACGAATCGACCGACGGGCTCCATGAGGCCGAGCTCTTCGGCCAGGGGTAGAAACGCAGCCGGTGCGAGGTAACCTTGGCCGGGATGGTTCCAGCGCAGCAGCGCCTCGACACATTCGATGTGACCCGTCGCCAGGTTGACGATGGGCTGATACATCACAACGAGCTGGCGTTCTTCGATCGCAGCACGAAGGTCCAGACGAAGCGACAGCCGCTGCAGCGCTTCTTCGTGCATCGTCGGCGTGAAGATGGCGTTGCGATCGCGTCCTTGATTCTTGGCCCGGTACATCGCCGTCTCCGCGTCGCGCACGACTTCGGCAATCGAGGTGTAGCCTTGATCGACCGAGACCACGCCGATGCTCGCGGTCATGACCAGGGTTCGTCCGGCTATCGCGAAGGGCCGGCGCAGCATTTCATGGATGGTGTCCAGCACGCCTTGAATCGCTGCGGTTGACGTTCCCGGAACGAGCACGGCGAACTCGTCGCCCGCCATGCGCGCGACCATCGCGCGCTCGTCCACGACCATGCGCAGGCGTTGGGCGGTCTCTCGCAGCACGTCGTCGCCGGCCAAATGGCCCAGCGTGTCGTTGATCGATTTGAATTCGTCGAGATCCAGATAGAGCACGCTGTGCGGCTCGCCTTCGCCGCGATGCGCCGCTTCGAGCGTGCGGGCCAGCTGCAGCGAAAACACCATGCGGTTCGGCAGCGCGGTCAACGGATCGTGGGTGGCTTCGTATTGCAGGCGGCTCTGCGAACGCGCGTTGACGAGCGCGAGTCCCATCAGGTTGACGAATACCTGCATGGCGCGCAGCGTCTGCACCGTTGGAATCTCGCCGTTGAGCGGGCCGTCGGGCGACATGTAGCCGATCATGATGCCGTCACGATCGTGCAGCGTCAGAACGAGCGCATCACGCTCTTGCCATTGGTTTGGATATTGACGCTTGGTTTCGTTCGGGTTGAATCCGGTATAGATTGACCGTTCCCACTCGTGCTCGCGCTCGGCCGGAAAGAAATAGCAGTCGTCAAAAAAACGGACCGCGTGTTCCAGCATTGCCGAGAACGCTTCGCGATCAATATTCTCATGCAGGCGTTCCTTGACGGTCTCTTCAGAGAAGCCGAGCATTACCCGGCGCCGCAGTTCGCCGTTGGGCTCCTCCGCCGCGACCATCGTAACGAAACGCCAGCCGAAGAGTTCCTGAACGCCGTGGGCCAACGACGTAAGCGCCGCATCTAAAGTGGGCGCATCCAGAACATCGCGTGTGATCTCAAAGAGCCGCTCAAGCTCGGTGGCCGAACCCGTACGGCCCGAAACAGTCCCGATTTGCTGCATCGGCAACGCCTCTATTGAGCCTTTGGGCCCACGGTCCCTACCCGAAGATGTCGCGGAAGACCAATGCGAACGCCGCCACGGTGAGCGCCCCGGCAACGCAGAGCATCAAAACGGGCGATTTTAGCCGCAAAGAAAGTCTCGCGCCGATGGGGCCGCCCAAGATTCCGCCCAGCACGAGCGGGATTACATAGTTCCACGCGACGTCGTGTTGTAGAAGCTGAGTGAGGAAACCGACCGGCGACGTGAGCAGGATCGCAAATTGGGAGGTCGCCGCGATCACGTGCGCCGGCAGCGTCGAGAAGTACAGCAGCGAAGGGATCAGAATCACGCCGCCGCCCACGCCGAACAGACTGGAGACGAACCCGACCGCAAAACCGGTGAACAGCGTGCCGGTCGCATTGTCTTGACCGCCGGCCGTGCGATGTGCCAACCGCCGCTCGCGATTGATGACGATATCCGCTGAAACGGCGAGCAAAAATGCGGCGAAGAGCCAGTCGAATACGCGTGGCGAGGCGTGCTTGACCGCGATCGCGCCCAGAATGCCGCCGGGAATTCCGCCGGCGGCGATTAGCCAGCCCGTGCGCAGGTGCACGCGGCGTTGCAAGAGATACGACGTCGAGGCGCTCGCACTGTTCGCAATCACCAGCGCGAGCGACGTTCCGGCCGCCAGCGGCGGCGAGAGTCCGTAGAAGATGCGAAGCACCGGCACGATAATAAACCCGCCGCCCAACCCGACCATCGATCCGAGAATACTGGCGAGCAAGCCTGCGATAAATAGCCAAAGCATCAGGTCAATTTCGTTTCAGGCGCATGTTTAAGAAACGAAATTGACCTGATGCCTTGGCACTATCGTGGCCTTTAAATATATATTGGACAGAGTGTGCCCTGACACGGTGCTAGGCTACACGCGCCCAATATAGCGACGGTCCCGAGTGTCGATTCGGATCGTGTCGCCGGGGTTGACGAAGAGTGGGACGTTGACGACGGCGCCGGTTTCGAGCGTCGCAGGCTTGCTCGTTCCCGTGGCGGTGTCGCCCTTGAATCCCGGATCGGTCGTGACGATGCGCAGTTCGACGTGTGCGGGAAGGTCGCAGCCGATCGGAAGGCCGTCGTGAAACTGGACGTCGACCACCATGCCGTCCTTCAGGAAATCCGCCGGGCCGCCAATCAGATCGCGCTGCAGCGTTACGTTTTCGAACGTCTCTTGGTCCATGAAATGGTAGCCGTCCGCGTCGTTGTAGAGCATTTGCATCGCCCGGTTGTCGACGATCGCCCGCTCCAGCTTTTCGCCTGCCCGGAACGTGCGCTCGACGGTCGCCCCGGTCTTGACGTTCTTCATACGCGTGCGCACGAAGGCGGAGCCTTTGCCGGGTTTGACGTGCTGGAACTCCACGACGGTCCAGAGATGGCCGTCCACCACGATCGTGATGCCGTTGCGCAAGTCGTTCGAAGAGATCATGACCGGGCCATACGCAGCCCGGTATGCCGAGCCCTACAATCGGCTAGAGCTTGATGGCGTTTTCGCGGCCCGCAAGCAGGCGGGCAATGTTTTCCCGGTGCGTATATAAAATGAAGGCCGCCGCAAAAACGCCGTAGGCCGTGAACCACGGGTCGTGCGTGAAGTACCACAGCGCGATCGCCGCCAGAATGCTGCCGAGCATCGAGCCCACCGAAGAATAACGCGTGATCGCCGCGCCGATCGCCCAGCCCGCGACGGCAACGACTCCGGCCGGCCACGCCAGCGCGAAGATCGCGCCGAAAGACGTGGCCACGCCTTTGCCGCCTTTCCATCCCAGCCAAGGCGAATAGCAATGTCCGAGCACGGCAAGAGCGGCCGCGAGCGCCGCCGTCCATGGCGGCGCGAAGTGGTAGTGCAGGATGAGAAGCGGCGGGACGAAGCCCTTGAGCGCGTCGAGTACAAACACGGCAGCTCCGCCGGCTTTGCCGATCGTGCGCAGCGCGTTCATTGCGCCGATGTTTCCGCTGCCGCTTTGCCGGATGTCGGTGTGGAAGAAGAGCCGGCCGATAATGTACCCCGTCGGAATCGAGCCGATTGCGAATGCCGCCAGAGCGATGAGCGCGATCGTCATTCGCGCGTCTCACGGGTGCGTTCGCGGAATTCGAGTTTCAGCGGAACGCCTTCGAAGTCGAAGTTGCTACGGATCGTATTTTCCAGAAAACGGCGGTACGACGTCTGCACGAGTTTCGGATCGTTCACATGGAAGACGAAGAGCGGTGGATGCACTGCCGGTTGCGAGCCGAAAAGGATCTTGAGCGGCTTGCCGCCGATCGCGGGCGCCGGATGTGCCAGCGAGGCGTCGCGGATGATGTTGTTCAGCTGCGGCGTCGGAATGCGGCGATCGAGATTAGCCGCTACCTTCATGACGACCGGCATCAAGCTTCCCAGCCGCCGCTGCGTCTTGGCCGAAAGAAACGTCACAGGCGCAAAACGCGCAAACGGCAGCTGCTCGTGAATCACGTTGGTGAGTTCGCCTTGGCTGTACTCGCCTTGTTCGCGCACTAAATCCCACTTATTGCCGGCGAGGATCAGACCTTTGCGCTCCTCGAGAATCAAGCCGGCGAGGCGGCGTTCCTGCGCGAGTATTCCGTGCATCGTATCGAAGAGCAGGATGGCGATGTCGCAGCGCGCGATTGCCGAAAGCGCGCGCAGCGCGGCGTAGTACTCGATTGCGCCGTGCTGTTTAGGTTTGCTGCGGATGCCGGCCGTATCGATCAGTCGCAGGCGCCGGTCTTGGTACGGAAAGATCGAGTCGATGGCATCGCGCGTCGTTCCGGGAACGTCGGAGACGACGGAGCGTTCCGACCCCAGCAAAGCATTGAGCAGCGAGCTCTTGCCGACGTTCGGCCTTCCGACGATCGCGATTGAAAGTTCGCCCGCCAGATCCTCGGGTGGCGCATCGGGCGGCAGAAGTTCCGCGATGCGATCGAGCAGATCGCCGGTGCCCTCTCCGTGAATGGCCGAAACGGCGAGCGGATCGCCGAATCCGAGCGGTCCGAATTCAGCGTAGATTGCGGCCTGTGCACTTGGCGATTCAGCCTTGTTGCAGACCAGCACGACCGGGCGCCGGGCCTTGCGCAGAATTTTGGCGACGTCGTCGTCGACCGGATTTCGGCCCGCCGCGGCGTCAACGACGAAGAGCACGGCGTCCGCTTCTTGCGCCGCGGCCTCGGCTTGGCGCTGGGTTGCGGCGATGGCGTTGTCCGGATCCTTTTCAACCTCAGGATCGATCCCGGCGGTATCGATAAGGCTAAACGTTCGCCCGCGCCATTCGCACAAAGCATACAAGCGGTCGCGCGTTACGCCGGGCGTATCTTCGACGATTGCCATCCGTTGGCCGATCAAGCGATTGAAGAGCGCACTCTTTCCGACGTTCGGCCGTCCGACGATTGCCACGGTCGCCGGACGAAGCATGGCGCCGTCGGTTTGTTCGTCAGTCTGCACGAGTGGGAAGGTTCCGTCGTTATCGGGGTATTCCCGCGGCCCTGGGCGAACAGCGCAAGCCGATGGCGAGCATCTACATCGAAACGTTCGGCTGCCAAATGAACGAGGCGGATTCGCAGTACATTGCGGATCGGGCCGCGGCGGCTGGTTACGTTGTGGCCGACCAAGCGGAAGATGCCAACGTCGTCATCATCAATACGTGCACCGTACGCGACAATGCCGAGCGCCGGGCATACGGCCGGATTGGGCATTTGAAAATGCTCAAGGACGCCGATCCCGCGTTAAGACTCGTGGTGACGGGTTGTCTGGCCGAACAGGATCGCGATTCGATGCAGCGGCGTGCGCCGCATATCGACGCGGTTTTTGGAACGAGCGAATTGCGTCAGCTCGGTGACACGATCTCGCGCTGGCGAGAACAGTTTGCCGATTCCGATCGCAGCGAGGAACGCGCGCTGATCATGCCGGTGGGCGGCGCGGCTGATTGCATTACGGATGCGTTTTCACACTTGCGCGGTTTCGTGACGGTGCAGCGCGGCTGTTCGTACTACTGCACGTTTTGCATCGTCCCGCACGTGCGCGGCCGGTTCGACCATCGCCCGATGAGCGACGTCCTCGGCGAGGCGCGTCAGCGCGTGGACGAAGGAGCGCGCGAGATTATGCTCGTTGGTCAGACGGTCAACGCCTATCGCGATCCGGTGAGCAACGACGATTTCGCCGAGCTGTGCCGTCGCGCCGCGCAGAGTTCGGGACTCGAACGCCTGGCGTTTATCTCGCCGCACCCAAAGGATTTCAACGAGAAGACGATCGCCGAATTGGCACAGATTCCGCAGCTGAACCCGCGCATTCATTTGCCGCTGCAATCGGCGAGCGATGCGGTCCTGCGGCGCATGAACCGGAAGTACACGCTCGCGCAGTTCCAAGAAAAGGTCGCCTGGATTCAGCAGTACATGCCGGGAGCGGCGATCACGACGGACGTTATCGTCGGATTCCCGGGTGAAACGGAAGAAGATTTTCGAGCGACGCTCGATTATGCCGCGAGCGGGATCTTCGCAAACGCGTATATGTTCATCTACTCAAAACGCCGCGGCACGCCCGCCGCGCATTGGGAGCAAGTCCCCGCTCCGGTTGCGAGCGAACGCTTCGAACGGTTGGCAGAAGCCCAGAATCGAGTGACTCGCGCCTACCACGATCGCAAGCTCGGCACAACGGTTCGCGCGCTCATCCAAGGCATATCCAAAAAGGATCGCTCGAAGCTGGCCGCCAGGACGTTGGACAACGTAACCGTCATCGTGCCGCTGCCTCCGGACTACGATGAACGGCGCTACGCGCGCGAGCCGTGGCTCGACGTGAAGATCGACACCGCTTTCGTCTGGGGCTGCTCCGGAACGGCAATGCGGCGAGCCGAGCGCTTCGAGGGCGAAGGCGTTTTGCTCGAATCTCCGTTAGTAAGCTTGCTCACAGCGTAATCGCAAGTTATCCACAGGGCGCGTCCCGAAACGCCGTTCCAGCGTGAGCGAACGGTATTCACCGATGCTCGAGCAGTATTTTGGGATGAAAGCCCGTCATCCCGAAGCTATTCTGCTTTCGCGAGTCGGTGATTTTTACGAAGCGTATGGAGAGGATGCGGAAACGATCGCGCCCGCGCTTTCGATTGCGCTTACGTCGAAAGAAGCAGGCAGCGGCCAAAAGATAGCGATGGCAGGCGTGCCGCATCACGCCCTGTCACAATACTTAGCTCGCCTCGTCCAGCAGCGCTTCATCGTGGCGCTGGCCGAGCAGCTCGAAGTTGCGCAACCGAACAAACTGGTGCGCCGCGACGTCGTGCGCATCGTTACTCCCGGCACGTTGATCGAAGATCAGCTGCTCGACGGCAAGCAAAACAATTATTTGGCGGCGATCACTGCCATCGACGACACGTTCGGCTTGGCATACGCGGACGTTTCTACCGGCCTCTGTGCGGCGACGTCGCTAACGGGCGAATCGGGATACGAAGAGCTGCTGGCCGAGATCGGTCGCATCGGTCCGTCGGAGATTATCGCCGATATGCCACCGGGTTTACGTGCGAGTTTGGCTGCGGCGCTCGAGAGCTCGGGCGTGCGCGTGGCCGCGCCGGCTCTTTGCTCCGTCGAAAGCCGCGACCGGCGATCGCTCGACGGTTTCTCGCTCGATGAAGCGCTGGCCATGCATCGCGCGCTCGATGCGTTGGTCGAGTTCGTGCGCCGCTCCGGTGTCGATCCGTCGAACGGCGCCGGGCAAGCCAAGACGCCGCTCAATCCGCCGCAGTTTTATCGTCACCGGACGTTTCTGTCGCTGGATCCGAACACGCGCAAGAATCTCGAACTCATTCGAGCTCTGGGCGCAAATCCGAAGGCGACGCTGCTCGCAACGCTGGACAAATGCGCCACGTCGATGGGTTCGCGTCTGCTCGCGCGGTGGATCCTCGCTCCGCTCGTCGACCAAAGCGCCATCATTGTACGGCAGGATGCGGTTGCCGCGCTGATCGCGGAGCACGTCCGCCGGGAGTCGATGCAAGAGCTCTTGCGCGGCTGCTTCGATCTGGAGCGCATCTCGCAGAAGGTTCGCTTCAAGCGGGCGCTGCCGCGCGATCTCGCGTCGCTGCGTCGTACGTTGGAAAACATGCGGCCGTTGCGCCAGGTCACGCCGCCGGCTTTACACTCGTACGCCGGACGGATCGGCGATTTCGAGACGATGCTGGCCGACCTTCACGCCACGCTCGTCGAGGATCCGCCCGCTCAGCTGACCGACGGCGGCGTCGTGCGCCCGGAAGCCGACGCTGAACTCATGGAGTGTGTAAGCCTCCGCACCGACGCGCGTGCAAAACTTTCAGAGCTCGAGGAACGCGAACGCGAGCGTACCGGCATCAAAACGCTGAAAATCAAATACGTCAGCACGTTCGGCTACGCGATCGAAGTCGGGAAGAATTACGCTTCCCGCGTTCCCGAGGATTACGTGCGTAAGCAGACGCTCACGACCGGCGAGCGGTACAGCACGCCGGAACTCAAAGAACTCGAGATCGCCATCTCGACTGCGCAGTCGCGCCAGCTCCGCCTCGAGGAGCGGCTTTTTGGCGAACTCGTGGATCGCATTGCGGCGCGCATCGACGAGTTGCTGGCGGCGGGAGAAGCGCTGGCCGAGCTCGATGTCTTGTGCTCGCTGGCGCAATGCGCGGCCGAACGCGGCTATGTGCGGCCGGAATTCGACGAGCAGAGCGTTATGGATATCGAGGCCGGCCGGCATCCGGTGATGGAAGCGATCCTGCGCACCAACTTCGTTCCCAACGACCTGCATCTGCGCGAAGGCGATCACCGGTTCGTCTTGTTGACCGGTCCAAACATGGGCGGCAAGTCCACCTATTTGCGGCAGGCCGCGCTGCTAACGATCATGGCGCAGATTGGGTCGTTCGTTCCCGCCAAATCGGCGCGGCTCGGTATTGTCGATCGCATCTTCACGCGGATCGGCGCCGGCGACGACCTGGCCTCAGGACAGTCCACCTTCTATGTCGAGATGGCGGAAGCAGCCAACATCTTGCGGCGGTGCACGCATCGCAGTCTGCTCTTGATCGACGAAGTCGGGCGGGGAACCGGCACCATCGACGGGCTGGCAATCGCGCAAGCTATCTGCGAGTTCTTGCTAGGATTGGAAGAACAGGCGCCGCTGGTGCTTTTTGCAACGCATTTCCACGAACTCGTGGCGCTCGCAGAGCATTGGAAGCTCGTCGCAAACTATCACATTACCGCGGTCGAAAAGACGGGCGCCGACGGCGGTCCGGTCTTTTCGCATCGCGTGCTGGCGGGAAGCACGTCGCGATCGTTTGGCATTGAAGTAGGCCGCATGGCTGGCTTACCCGATGCGGTCGTCGAGCGCGCGCAAGAGATCGCCGATGCGCTCTCCGGCAAAGCCGACGTCGAAGAACAAGTGCCGCTCCGCCGGCGTCTGCCGAAGATCGTTCCGGCCGAACGTCAACTCACGTTCTTGGACCAATAGAACCCATTGAAACCAGTATGCTTGCTCGGTGAGAATCCCGTGTACGCAGAAGACTGGACCGTGCTGCAAAAGGCCCGACGGCGGCTTCCCGACGGGTATTTTTCGGCTGGAGTGGTGTTGGCTAAGTCCTGGAAAGCGACGAGCCTCCTATGGACGCTTAACAGCTTGTACGGTGGCAGCTTTGGCGACGAACCATTTCGCTACGATACGGGGGCTCGAACATTCACTTTTTTCGGCGAGCGCGCGGACGAGGCGCACGATCTCTGTGATGCTTTGCGCGACTCCTGGCTGCACAGGAGCGAGGGCGACCACAACGTTACGCCCACGATGGGTTCGGATGGCGATACGTTAAAGGAATTTGTGGAAACCGTACTCCTCATTGGGCGCGCCGGTTCCGAGGCCTACTATCGCAATTGGAAGTACTATTTGTTCGTGGCGCCCGATGAAGATTCGCTCCGCGAAACGCGTGCCGAGATCGCCCTATTCGCCGCCGAGATGGAAGAAGGAAAACGCGAGCGATGATCCACGTCCTCGATTCGCAAACGGTCGGACAAATCGCGGCCGGCGAGGTGATCGAGCGTCCGCTCTCGGTCGTCAAAGAGCTGGTTGAAAACGCGGTCGATGCAGGCGCAACGCGCGTGGCGGTTTCGCTGACGGATGGCGGCGTCTCGCTCATTGAAGTGGCTGATAATGGCTCCGGCATAGAGCCCGAGGATTTGGCGCTTGCTGTGCGCCGTCACGCGACGAGCAAACTTTCGCAGGCTGAAGATCTTGAATCGATCGCTACTCTGGGATTTCGCGGAGAAGGCTTGGCGAGCATCGCAGCGGTTTCGCAGCTCGAGATCGTGACACGTACACCGCAAAGCGAGATTGGGGTTCGCATAACCGCACATGCGGAAGAAGCCGGCGCGATTGAAAAGGCAGCCGCGCCGGTCGGGACGATCGTTCGCGCGCGCGACCTCTTCGCAAACGTCCCGGTGCGGCGCGAGTATCTC encodes:
- a CDS encoding EAL domain-containing protein, producing MQQIGTVSGRTGSATELERLFEITRDVLDAPTLDAALTSLAHGVQELFGWRFVTMVAAEEPNGELRRRVMLGFSEETVKERLHENIDREAFSAMLEHAVRFFDDCYFFPAEREHEWERSIYTGFNPNETKRQYPNQWQERDALVLTLHDRDGIMIGYMSPDGPLNGEIPTVQTLRAMQVFVNLMGLALVNARSQSRLQYEATHDPLTALPNRMVFSLQLARTLEAAHRGEGEPHSVLYLDLDEFKSINDTLGHLAGDDVLRETAQRLRMVVDERAMVARMAGDEFAVLVPGTSTAAIQGVLDTIHEMLRRPFAIAGRTLVMTASIGVVSVDQGYTSIAEVVRDAETAMYRAKNQGRDRNAIFTPTMHEEALQRLSLRLDLRAAIEERQLVVMYQPIVNLATGHIECVEALLRWNHPGQGYLAPAAFLPLAEELGLMEPVGRFVLDTACRDLARWQKSGFPNLGLNVNLSVQEVLQPNLPDFLRKLVRTYAIKPKMLTLEITETSILQSEHRAEGILEMLKAAGVDLCLDDFGTGYSSLQYITSLPIDSFKIDQSFIAALSEPKGEQIVRLLVGLGEACGLRVTAEGVETERQAKTLISLGCKSGQGIYFHAPLPAEDISALLH
- the der gene encoding ribosome biogenesis GTPase Der; the protein is MQTDEQTDGAMLRPATVAIVGRPNVGKSALFNRLIGQRMAIVEDTPGVTRDRLYALCEWRGRTFSLIDTAGIDPEVEKDPDNAIAATQRQAEAAAQEADAVLFVVDAAAGRNPVDDDVAKILRKARRPVVLVCNKAESPSAQAAIYAEFGPLGFGDPLAVSAIHGEGTGDLLDRIAELLPPDAPPEDLAGELSIAIVGRPNVGKSSLLNALLGSERSVVSDVPGTTRDAIDSIFPYQDRRLRLIDTAGIRSKPKQHGAIEYYAALRALSAIARCDIAILLFDTMHGILAQERRLAGLILEERKGLILAGNKWDLVREQGEYSQGELTNVIHEQLPFARFAPVTFLSAKTQRRLGSLMPVVMKVAANLDRRIPTPQLNNIIRDASLAHPAPAIGGKPLKILFGSQPAVHPPLFVFHVNDPKLVQTSYRRFLENTIRSNFDFEGVPLKLEFRERTRETRE
- the plsY gene encoding glycerol-3-phosphate 1-O-acyltransferase PlsY, yielding MTIALIALAAFAIGSIPTGYIIGRLFFHTDIRQSGSGNIGAMNALRTIGKAGGAAVFVLDALKGFVPPLLILHYHFAPPWTAALAAALAVLGHCYSPWLGWKGGKGVATSFGAIFALAWPAGVVAVAGWAIGAAITRYSSVGSMLGSILAAIALWYFTHDPWFTAYGVFAAAFILYTHRENIARLLAGRENAIKL
- the mutS gene encoding DNA mismatch repair protein MutS: MSERYSPMLEQYFGMKARHPEAILLSRVGDFYEAYGEDAETIAPALSIALTSKEAGSGQKIAMAGVPHHALSQYLARLVQQRFIVALAEQLEVAQPNKLVRRDVVRIVTPGTLIEDQLLDGKQNNYLAAITAIDDTFGLAYADVSTGLCAATSLTGESGYEELLAEIGRIGPSEIIADMPPGLRASLAAALESSGVRVAAPALCSVESRDRRSLDGFSLDEALAMHRALDALVEFVRRSGVDPSNGAGQAKTPLNPPQFYRHRTFLSLDPNTRKNLELIRALGANPKATLLATLDKCATSMGSRLLARWILAPLVDQSAIIVRQDAVAALIAEHVRRESMQELLRGCFDLERISQKVRFKRALPRDLASLRRTLENMRPLRQVTPPALHSYAGRIGDFETMLADLHATLVEDPPAQLTDGGVVRPEADAELMECVSLRTDARAKLSELEERERERTGIKTLKIKYVSTFGYAIEVGKNYASRVPEDYVRKQTLTTGERYSTPELKELEIAISTAQSRQLRLEERLFGELVDRIAARIDELLAAGEALAELDVLCSLAQCAAERGYVRPEFDEQSVMDIEAGRHPVMEAILRTNFVPNDLHLREGDHRFVLLTGPNMGGKSTYLRQAALLTIMAQIGSFVPAKSARLGIVDRIFTRIGAGDDLASGQSTFYVEMAEAANILRRCTHRSLLLIDEVGRGTGTIDGLAIAQAICEFLLGLEEQAPLVLFATHFHELVALAEHWKLVANYHITAVEKTGADGGPVFSHRVLAGSTSRSFGIEVGRMAGLPDAVVERAQEIADALSGKADVEEQVPLRRRLPKIVPAERQLTFLDQ
- the efp gene encoding elongation factor P; the protein is MISSNDLRNGITIVVDGHLWTVVEFQHVKPGKGSAFVRTRMKNVKTGATVERTFRAGEKLERAIVDNRAMQMLYNDADGYHFMDQETFENVTLQRDLIGGPADFLKDGMVVDVQFHDGLPIGCDLPAHVELRIVTTDPGFKGDTATGTSKPATLETGAVVNVPLFVNPGDTIRIDTRDRRYIGRV
- the miaB gene encoding tRNA (N6-isopentenyl adenosine(37)-C2)-methylthiotransferase MiaB, translated to MASIYIETFGCQMNEADSQYIADRAAAAGYVVADQAEDANVVIINTCTVRDNAERRAYGRIGHLKMLKDADPALRLVVTGCLAEQDRDSMQRRAPHIDAVFGTSELRQLGDTISRWREQFADSDRSEERALIMPVGGAADCITDAFSHLRGFVTVQRGCSYYCTFCIVPHVRGRFDHRPMSDVLGEARQRVDEGAREIMLVGQTVNAYRDPVSNDDFAELCRRAAQSSGLERLAFISPHPKDFNEKTIAELAQIPQLNPRIHLPLQSASDAVLRRMNRKYTLAQFQEKVAWIQQYMPGAAITTDVIVGFPGETEEDFRATLDYAASGIFANAYMFIYSKRRGTPAAHWEQVPAPVASERFERLAEAQNRVTRAYHDRKLGTTVRALIQGISKKDRSKLAARTLDNVTVIVPLPPDYDERRYAREPWLDVKIDTAFVWGCSGTAMRRAERFEGEGVLLESPLVSLLTA
- a CDS encoding sulfite exporter TauE/SafE family protein, with the translated sequence MLWLFIAGLLASILGSMVGLGGGFIIVPVLRIFYGLSPPLAAGTSLALVIANSASASTSYLLQRRVHLRTGWLIAAGGIPGGILGAIAVKHASPRVFDWLFAAFLLAVSADIVINRERRLAHRTAGGQDNATGTLFTGFAVGFVSSLFGVGGGVILIPSLLYFSTLPAHVIAATSQFAILLTSPVGFLTQLLQHDVAWNYVIPLVLGGILGGPIGARLSLRLKSPVLMLCVAGALTVAAFALVFRDIFG